From Butyricimonas paravirosa, one genomic window encodes:
- a CDS encoding M16 family metallopeptidase — MKKILLLIIISIQIPGLLYAQDDTKIFRHGQLDNGLTYYVRHTTMQPGKADFYLVQNVGALMEEDNQNGLAHFLEHMAFNGTKSFKEGIPHFLKRRGVTQFNAQTGQDETVYYMTGVATADTGLVDSCLLVMKDWSGFLLLDPVEIDKERGVIKEERRSRRNLGMRLREQTDPYVFNHSKYATRNIIGSEEIIQNFTPDELRAYYKDFYRPDQQAVIVVGDVDAAKMEADIRKLFNPIPKRVNPKPRLVYGIPDNEEPLYTKAFDKEMTESSVTLLKRVKQTPPTSLKEMMKRNLINRFYNQIVEKYLQKYIESKNPSFVQTMVGFNGLVRNYDRWNIYMQAYPGKEKQALKELLGEIERIHRHAINDKEVKEQVEAYLPGLEESEKYKDKFPNEVYVQLYQNNFLEGKPITSIEEDIAYSREILSELTAKDFHDWIASWNSNYKNWVFIMQGNDPTYNFPTQDEILDIMKEVREGELSAGAEEEVKAVPLLDYEVKGGEIVKTKKIKELDAEEWTLSNGCKVYYKFTDQDGIKVSLLGESAGGLSLLPAEDLPSASALSTLIMYSGLYKHTMPMMQAILKGHQIHPNVTLGETFEGVSGFCNNNETEMLLQIIYLFFEHPRFDRGDFDKYVYVNRLRVENTPRTVNDTISEQMQKLRIKDSPRLWKESTVFYNAMDFDKMVSIYKDRFQDASDFHFYLTGNIQREEARELVAKYLGAIPSTFRKEKAVHHDLRIKGSMTETILANIPDNKYMTTIEFSNTLKLKPVEDLAIDVIRTVLSNRYQEIIREDEGGAYGVNVGAAYENYPRPAQNIVINFQSNTEKGDRMRAIVHEQIDKLVAEGVSEEDVEDMVLMMKKGRVGVLENRGNAHWQDALRLYAETGKNIDSPELFENPIKKLNAKIVQEVAKKFFATAECIDIVVRSK, encoded by the coding sequence ATGAAAAAAATTTTACTCCTTATTATAATAAGTATTCAAATTCCGGGCCTCCTGTACGCGCAGGATGACACCAAGATATTTCGTCATGGGCAACTGGATAACGGGTTAACTTACTACGTACGCCACACGACGATGCAACCGGGAAAAGCCGATTTTTACCTCGTGCAAAACGTGGGGGCTCTCATGGAAGAGGATAATCAAAACGGGCTGGCCCATTTCCTGGAACACATGGCCTTCAACGGGACCAAGAGTTTCAAGGAGGGTATTCCTCATTTCCTGAAACGCCGGGGTGTGACCCAGTTCAATGCCCAGACGGGACAGGACGAAACGGTGTACTACATGACGGGCGTGGCGACGGCCGACACGGGACTGGTGGATTCCTGCCTTCTCGTGATGAAAGACTGGTCGGGTTTCCTGTTGCTGGACCCGGTGGAGATTGACAAGGAGCGAGGCGTGATTAAAGAAGAACGCCGGAGTCGCCGGAACCTAGGGATGCGCTTGAGAGAACAGACAGATCCCTACGTGTTCAATCACAGCAAGTATGCCACGAGAAATATCATCGGTAGCGAAGAGATCATACAGAACTTCACACCGGACGAGTTGCGGGCTTATTACAAGGACTTCTACCGTCCGGATCAGCAGGCCGTGATCGTGGTCGGGGACGTGGATGCCGCTAAAATGGAGGCGGACATCCGGAAACTTTTCAACCCGATCCCGAAACGGGTGAACCCGAAACCCCGGTTGGTGTACGGGATCCCGGATAACGAGGAACCTCTCTACACGAAAGCTTTCGACAAGGAAATGACGGAATCATCCGTCACTCTATTGAAACGCGTGAAACAGACTCCCCCGACATCCCTGAAGGAAATGATGAAAAGGAATCTGATCAATCGTTTTTACAACCAGATTGTCGAGAAATACTTGCAAAAGTATATCGAAAGTAAAAACCCGTCGTTCGTGCAAACAATGGTTGGTTTCAACGGGTTAGTACGGAATTACGATCGCTGGAACATCTATATGCAGGCTTACCCGGGCAAGGAGAAACAAGCCTTAAAAGAATTACTGGGGGAGATAGAGCGCATACATCGCCACGCCATCAACGACAAGGAAGTAAAGGAACAGGTGGAGGCTTATTTGCCGGGATTGGAAGAATCAGAGAAGTACAAGGATAAGTTCCCGAACGAGGTGTACGTGCAACTCTACCAGAATAATTTCTTAGAAGGAAAACCGATCACGAGTATCGAGGAAGACATCGCTTACTCGCGAGAAATCTTGTCGGAATTGACGGCAAAGGATTTCCATGATTGGATTGCCTCATGGAATAGTAACTACAAGAATTGGGTGTTTATCATGCAAGGGAATGATCCGACCTATAATTTCCCGACTCAAGATGAAATTCTCGATATTATGAAGGAAGTTCGGGAAGGTGAATTGTCCGCCGGCGCGGAAGAAGAGGTGAAAGCCGTCCCCTTGTTGGACTACGAGGTGAAAGGCGGGGAAATCGTGAAAACCAAAAAGATAAAAGAACTAGACGCGGAAGAATGGACTTTATCCAATGGCTGTAAGGTGTATTACAAATTTACGGACCAAGATGGGATTAAAGTAAGTCTGCTCGGAGAGAGCGCGGGAGGATTATCTTTGCTCCCCGCAGAAGATCTTCCCTCGGCCTCGGCATTATCTACCTTGATAATGTATTCCGGGCTGTACAAACACACCATGCCGATGATGCAGGCTATATTGAAAGGACACCAGATACACCCCAACGTGACACTGGGCGAGACATTCGAGGGCGTGAGCGGGTTCTGTAACAATAACGAAACAGAAATGTTGCTCCAGATTATTTATCTTTTCTTCGAGCATCCCCGTTTTGACCGGGGTGATTTTGACAAGTACGTGTACGTCAATCGTCTCCGTGTAGAAAATACACCCCGTACGGTGAATGACACGATCTCGGAACAAATGCAGAAACTCCGAATTAAGGATTCTCCTCGTCTCTGGAAAGAGAGTACGGTGTTCTATAATGCAATGGACTTTGACAAGATGGTGTCTATTTACAAAGATCGTTTCCAGGATGCCTCGGATTTTCATTTCTATCTAACCGGGAATATTCAACGGGAAGAGGCTCGGGAACTGGTAGCGAAATACCTGGGAGCTATCCCATCCACTTTCCGGAAAGAGAAAGCCGTACATCATGACTTGCGGATAAAAGGTTCCATGACCGAAACGATCCTGGCAAATATCCCGGACAACAAGTACATGACGACCATCGAATTCTCAAACACGTTGAAATTGAAGCCGGTGGAGGACTTGGCTATCGACGTGATCCGCACGGTACTATCCAACCGGTACCAAGAGATCATTCGGGAAGATGAAGGCGGAGCATACGGGGTGAATGTCGGTGCAGCATACGAAAACTATCCGAGACCGGCACAGAATATCGTTATCAACTTTCAGAGTAACACGGAGAAAGGTGACCGGATGCGAGCCATCGTCCACGAACAGATTGATAAACTCGTTGCCGAGGGCGTGAGCGAGGAAGACGTGGAAGATATGGTGCTGATGATGAAGAAAGGACGTGTCGGGGTGCTGGAAAACCGGGGTAATGCCCACTGGCAGGATGCCTTGCGCCTCTATGCTGAAACGGGCAAAAATATAGATTCGCCCGAATTATTCGAGAATCCGATTAAAAAATTAAATGCAAAAATAGTACAAGAAGTCGCTAAGAAATTCTTTGCAACGGCTGAATGTATCGACATCGTAGTGAGATCCAAATAA
- a CDS encoding SpoIIE family protein phosphatase — MIFDRYKKSFPAKLSLYVISFITILSFVLVGVFYHYSTETLSQEAEDKIESMAAQANLRVSALLSKVEKIPENLGWMIVEYVKEPDSLFGITRRIVKDNPEIFGCAIAFEPYYFPEKGHYFAPYSYMVGDSVKTIQVGSEDYNYFEKGWYKGAREHRYWSKPYRDAGDPDVITTSYAVPVHGEKHELIGILSVDLTNRWLRDLVDSIKPYKGSYTVVIDKQGRYILRREGEVMIGQNMFETAKEARDTNVTILVNEMAAGKSGSIIVDDGGVLSYVYYTPVVATDWYMAVICPYDQVFGKLSKFNMYLLIGFVLLLLFVYFICFVAVRRITKPLTIFAASARDVAQGNFNTPLPRIRSKDELGELYESFLFMQQQLTEYVDQLRRTTTANEKIESELRIAHDIQLGMVPKQFVPTFGAECIDIHAVLHPARQVGGDLYDYLMLNEDEFGFAIGDVSGKGVPASLFMATTISQMRSLALRDTSLNYIMNLMNQSLIRTGNTSMFITFFAGVLNLNTNRLRFCNAGHPYPLLIAPDGTVSFFKTADNLPLGVTSDYDYEEQECYFAPGSQLLLYTDGVSEAQNERSKFYKIDRLFNLVASHSQLAPRQMVEKVVGDVKRFVGKAEQSDDLTVMSFRLNARGKKKTEGLL; from the coding sequence ATGATATTTGATCGATATAAAAAATCTTTTCCTGCTAAATTGAGTTTGTATGTGATTTCGTTCATTACAATTCTTTCTTTTGTTTTAGTGGGCGTATTTTATCACTACTCAACGGAAACGTTGTCGCAAGAGGCCGAGGATAAGATAGAGAGTATGGCTGCTCAGGCAAATTTACGTGTGAGTGCGTTATTGAGTAAGGTGGAAAAGATTCCTGAAAATCTAGGATGGATGATCGTTGAATATGTAAAGGAGCCGGATTCTTTGTTTGGTATCACTCGGAGGATTGTAAAAGATAACCCGGAGATTTTTGGTTGTGCGATTGCTTTTGAACCTTACTATTTCCCGGAAAAGGGACATTACTTTGCCCCTTATTCATATATGGTCGGAGATTCCGTGAAGACCATTCAAGTCGGGAGTGAAGATTACAATTATTTTGAAAAAGGCTGGTACAAAGGTGCGAGGGAACACCGGTACTGGAGTAAGCCCTATCGGGATGCGGGTGATCCGGATGTGATCACGACGTCTTACGCGGTCCCGGTTCATGGGGAAAAGCATGAACTAATTGGTATTTTATCCGTGGATTTAACCAATCGATGGTTGCGTGATCTGGTCGATTCGATCAAGCCTTACAAGGGTAGTTATACCGTGGTTATTGACAAACAGGGACGTTATATCTTGCGCAGGGAAGGGGAGGTGATGATTGGTCAAAATATGTTCGAAACGGCAAAAGAGGCACGGGATACGAATGTTACTATTCTGGTAAACGAGATGGCAGCCGGGAAAAGCGGTAGTATCATCGTGGACGATGGGGGAGTTCTGTCCTATGTGTATTACACGCCGGTGGTGGCAACCGATTGGTATATGGCGGTAATTTGTCCATACGATCAGGTGTTTGGTAAGTTGAGCAAATTTAATATGTATCTGCTGATTGGCTTTGTCCTGTTGTTGTTATTTGTTTATTTTATTTGTTTTGTGGCCGTGCGACGAATCACAAAACCATTGACGATATTTGCTGCTTCAGCTCGGGATGTGGCACAAGGGAACTTTAACACACCGTTACCGCGTATCCGGTCTAAGGATGAATTAGGGGAATTGTATGAATCATTTCTTTTCATGCAGCAACAATTGACGGAATACGTGGATCAGTTACGTCGGACGACGACAGCGAATGAAAAGATCGAGAGTGAGTTGCGTATCGCCCATGATATTCAATTGGGAATGGTTCCGAAACAATTTGTCCCCACCTTTGGAGCCGAATGTATTGATATTCATGCCGTGTTGCATCCGGCTCGTCAGGTCGGAGGGGATTTGTATGATTATTTGATGCTGAACGAGGATGAGTTTGGTTTCGCCATTGGGGACGTTTCGGGGAAAGGAGTTCCTGCCTCCTTGTTTATGGCAACCACGATCAGCCAGATGCGATCTTTGGCTCTGCGGGATACCTCTTTGAATTATATCATGAATCTAATGAACCAGAGTTTGATTCGGACCGGGAACACGAGTATGTTTATTACTTTTTTTGCAGGGGTATTGAATCTGAACACGAATCGTCTGAGATTTTGTAATGCGGGACATCCTTACCCGTTATTGATTGCTCCGGATGGAACCGTGTCTTTCTTCAAGACTGCGGATAATTTACCTTTGGGTGTTACTTCCGATTATGATTACGAGGAACAGGAATGTTATTTTGCTCCGGGTTCTCAGTTGCTTTTGTACACAGATGGGGTGTCGGAAGCTCAAAATGAACGATCTAAATTTTATAAGATAGATCGGTTGTTTAACTTGGTGGCAAGTCATTCCCAACTAGCACCACGGCAAATGGTGGAGAAAGTGGTTGGGGACGTGAAACGTTTTGTCGGGAAGGCTGAGCAATCGGATGATTTAACTGTGATGAGTTTCCGGCTCAATGCCCGTGGGAAAAAGAAAACAGAGGGGCTTTTGTAG
- a CDS encoding thioredoxin family protein, whose product MRKTFYLMVFLIVGILGNLSAQMTLFKGTFDEAIKKAREEKKDLFVDFCAEWCGPCKAMASEVFTQPEIGEYFNSRFVCVQVDVDAKENKDIVKKYNVEALPTMVFISREGKEMRRVRGGVPADALIKEAKIAAGDELSFEQLYDKYKKKKNDFDIQQQLLLEAPMFIPTQVGYDQQKWGARIESLFPEYLKNKKIENMANGADFLILTLYHRGTSKEDPIFDCIANNFDKFAEGVQKDAPGDGKETPTGRDRVAHYLISMNNSYIIQLCKRGDINYKKRLARVNGDLKNAYAGISFGSLSVLDAITLLADATYGLYRHDENTFFEKMNVYFAGKGEATELADYTQPLQDLATVYEGKMSENAYGKCIDWIAKALTYEMVVPTRVRLLMMMGDCLKNTGETAKAKQSYNQAFIASAGIENKAEMKQLQQMIQQSLQGL is encoded by the coding sequence ATGAGAAAAACATTTTACTTGATGGTATTCCTAATCGTGGGAATACTGGGAAATCTGTCAGCTCAAATGACGCTGTTCAAGGGCACGTTTGACGAGGCGATAAAGAAAGCACGGGAAGAGAAAAAAGATTTGTTCGTGGACTTCTGTGCGGAGTGGTGCGGGCCGTGCAAAGCTATGGCCAGCGAGGTATTCACACAACCGGAAATAGGCGAGTATTTCAACTCTCGTTTCGTGTGCGTACAAGTGGATGTGGATGCCAAGGAAAACAAAGATATTGTCAAAAAATACAACGTGGAGGCATTGCCGACCATGGTATTCATCAGCCGCGAAGGGAAAGAAATGCGCCGTGTGCGGGGAGGTGTTCCTGCCGATGCGTTAATCAAGGAGGCGAAAATTGCCGCGGGTGATGAATTGAGTTTTGAACAATTGTATGACAAGTACAAGAAAAAGAAAAACGATTTCGACATACAGCAACAGTTGCTACTTGAGGCACCCATGTTTATCCCCACGCAAGTAGGGTACGACCAGCAGAAATGGGGTGCCCGTATCGAAAGCCTGTTCCCGGAATATTTGAAAAACAAGAAGATCGAGAACATGGCGAACGGGGCGGATTTCCTGATTCTAACCCTATATCATAGAGGTACATCGAAAGAGGACCCTATCTTTGATTGCATCGCGAATAACTTCGACAAGTTTGCCGAGGGGGTGCAAAAAGACGCACCGGGAGACGGGAAAGAAACCCCGACGGGAAGAGACCGGGTGGCTCACTACTTGATTTCCATGAACAACAGCTATATCATTCAACTTTGCAAACGAGGTGATATTAACTATAAAAAACGGCTGGCCCGGGTTAATGGAGACTTGAAAAATGCCTATGCGGGAATCTCTTTCGGTTCGCTATCCGTTCTGGATGCCATTACATTGTTGGCTGATGCCACGTATGGTTTGTACCGTCACGACGAAAACACGTTCTTCGAGAAAATGAACGTTTATTTTGCGGGGAAAGGTGAGGCCACGGAGTTGGCGGACTACACGCAACCTTTGCAGGACTTGGCTACCGTGTACGAGGGGAAAATGTCTGAAAACGCTTACGGGAAATGTATCGACTGGATTGCCAAAGCGCTAACCTACGAGATGGTTGTTCCTACCCGTGTACGTTTACTTATGATGATGGGCGACTGCCTGAAGAACACGGGTGAAACCGCGAAGGCAAAACAATCCTATAACCAAGCATTCATTGCCAGTGCCGGGATCGAGAATAAAGCAGAAATGAAACAGTTACAACAAATGATTCAACAATCGTTACAAGGTTTATGA